The genomic DNA TGCTCTCGCCACGTCGCCGCCCGTATTCCCTGGCTTCAATTTTTCGGCTGCCAGTTCTTGCGCCTTGGTGTCGAGATCCCAGGCAGGGCGCAGTTCTTTGTCGGGCTCCCCCAGGGCTATTAGCCGTCCGAACTGCATCCAGTGGCCCCCCGGCGCCTGCGGCTCGGGATAAAGGTTATAGATGTCGCCCCCTTTCATGATGTCGGTGGCATGCGAGAGAGGATAGCCGCCTATGTCTTCACTTCCCAAGCGATAGAGAACCCTGCAGACTTCAGCCGTGATATCGTTCCACGTCAGGTTGCTTTTTCTTGTACACACGAATTCAACACAGGCCTCATAGGCCTTGTCTACCATCTCCACACCCTTTTCGATGAGCTGGAGCTCTTCAGCGCTCTTGATCATCTTCAGCTCGTGTACGATAGCTGAGGCGCTGAACATAACATCGGGCAGTTCCGTGAGTAGCGCCTGATACACGGGCGCAGGCAGGAAATCGCCCTCTATGCCTATGGGCCCCTTGTCAAGGTTCAGTTCCCGTATGGCAGCGACAATGGCAGGCACGTACGGCTCGCTGTCTATGATCCAGCCGCCTCTGAAGGGAACAGGGCGCCTGTCCTTTATCCAGCCCGGTTTGTTGCATATCAGTATGGGCTCGCCATTCAGCGGAAAAACTACGTAGCCGTATAACAGCTTGGCGCTGACATCGGCGATATAGCGAATTGATCCCCTGCGTTCGAGATGGCCGTCACTCACCACGAGAAGCCCGTTGAGGCCGGCTTCTTCCATAGAACGCCGTATGCTGTTCCATCTCCTATCCCGCTCTTGCAGCGATGCTCCCGTCATCCTACCGCCTCCGGATTGATACTAAGAGAAGTCTTCCCGCCGCCGAATTGTAGTTCTCTCTGACCCCTGATGTCAATGAAATTGCCGTCACAGGAGTTTACTCATTTCTCACGGTATACGTGTAGTGTACTGACTGCGACAGACTAGGAAGGGTTTCCGTTCACCCATGTGTCCGCAACCGCCGCCTCTCTCTTAAGGCGCTCGTCAACGAACTGACTCACACTTCGAGGGCGAACAGCTTTCCTGTATTCATCAACATCCCACAGCACGACGATCCTCTTGATCGTGAATGTCGGCTCTTCGCACAATCCGCCCAGTTCACACACCCAATACCATTTCTCGTTTCGATACACCTGAGCCTGGGCATGGTGACTCCACAGGAAGGCTCCGTACATGCGTCCGTCAATGTTCAGGTCGTAGGTTGCTATCCGTGCCTCATAGCCTCGCCGGGCGTACTGTTCGGCGTCGCGAATCGCAGCCTCCCGGCATATGGTGCAGGATGCAAGGCCGGACGCTATGAAAAGGGCAAGCAGCGATTGAAAGGTGAGGGCGAAGCGCCGCTGCGTCAGCGCTGTACAAAAAAGCTGTTTCATGTTCATCGCTTTGTGTGGTGGGGCTTACCTAGTACAGCGTAATGTCGCCCGTAGAAGAACGCAATACGTCATTCAGTCTAATTTGCATCGACCGAGGGGTTTAGTTCATAGGTTTAATCTCACGGTGTCTCGGTTCTTTCGCTTCGTCCTTCGTGCAGATTGGGC from Syntrophorhabdales bacterium includes the following:
- a CDS encoding M24 family metallopeptidase is translated as MTGASLQERDRRWNSIRRSMEEAGLNGLLVVSDGHLERRGSIRYIADVSAKLLYGYVVFPLNGEPILICNKPGWIKDRRPVPFRGGWIIDSEPYVPAIVAAIRELNLDKGPIGIEGDFLPAPVYQALLTELPDVMFSASAIVHELKMIKSAEELQLIEKGVEMVDKAYEACVEFVCTRKSNLTWNDITAEVCRVLYRLGSEDIGGYPLSHATDIMKGGDIYNLYPEPQAPGGHWMQFGRLIALGEPDKELRPAWDLDTKAQELAAEKLKPGNTGGDVARAINDALKGSAYTGASRGSGHGVGLDIIERPFISLDDETVLKPGMVVAIHPVFDPHPALFEACADMFVVTEGKPRKLSRIAPGIAVV